In Mycobacterium sp. 050128, one genomic interval encodes:
- a CDS encoding class I SAM-dependent methyltransferase: protein MTRTDQDSWDLASSVGATATMVAAARAVASNEDNPIINDPFAGPLVRAVGLDFFTRVVDGKLTTAETPEGGLGDLQVETDSIAVRTRFFDDFFLNAARDGIRQAVILAAGLDARAYRLPWPNGSVVYEVDQPQVVEFKTTTMSSLGALPSAERRTVSIDLRDDWPTALRSSGFDVTQPTSWSAEGLLMYLPPDAQDRLFDNITSLSAPGSMLATEFHPPSETTMSERAQEFNQRWINLGCDIDLSQLFFDGDRSDVIEYLSGHGWQVSSRPRRELFADYGRDFYDSEALSQLRNIVSVTATLS, encoded by the coding sequence ATGACACGCACTGACCAAGACAGTTGGGATTTGGCTTCGAGCGTCGGCGCCACGGCCACGATGGTCGCCGCGGCCCGCGCGGTGGCCAGCAACGAGGACAACCCGATCATCAACGATCCATTCGCGGGGCCGTTGGTACGGGCGGTCGGGCTGGACTTCTTCACCCGGGTGGTCGACGGCAAGCTGACCACGGCCGAAACGCCGGAGGGTGGCCTGGGCGACCTGCAGGTCGAGACCGACTCGATCGCGGTACGCACCCGCTTCTTCGACGATTTCTTTCTCAACGCCGCTCGTGACGGCATCCGCCAGGCGGTGATTCTGGCCGCCGGACTCGACGCGCGCGCCTACCGGCTGCCCTGGCCGAACGGCAGCGTCGTTTACGAGGTAGATCAGCCCCAGGTCGTCGAGTTCAAGACCACCACGATGTCCAGCCTGGGCGCACTGCCGTCCGCCGAGCGACGCACCGTCAGCATCGATCTTCGTGACGACTGGCCAACGGCCTTGCGCAGCAGCGGGTTTGACGTGACCCAGCCGACGTCGTGGAGCGCCGAGGGGTTACTGATGTATCTACCCCCGGATGCCCAGGACCGGCTCTTCGACAACATCACCTCGCTGTCGGCACCCGGGAGCATGCTGGCCACCGAGTTCCATCCACCGTCGGAGACGACGATGTCCGAGCGCGCGCAGGAATTCAACCAGCGCTGGATCAATCTCGGCTGCGACATCGACCTGTCGCAATTGTTCTTCGACGGCGATCGCAGCGACGTCATCGAGTACCTGAGCGGCCACGGCTGGCAGGTGAGCTCGCGGCCACGGCGCGAACTCTTCGCCGACTACGGACGCGATTTTTATGACAGCGAGGCCCTGTCCCAACTGCGCAACATCGTCTCGGTTACCGCCACTCTCAGTTAG
- a CDS encoding class I SAM-dependent methyltransferase, with translation MTSTDSKRFDGDSWDLASSVGATATAVAARRAMASKGPNPLIDDPFAEPLVNAVGVDAFIRMMNGEVELGDDDPAFTAQRLSEGMAVRTRYFDTFFLDAAEAGVRQALILASGLDTRAYRLPWPDGTVLYEIDQPQVIEFKTRTLAELGAAPTTDRRTVAVDLRDDWPAALRGNGFDSTQPTAWIAEGLLGYLPPDAQDRLFDNITALSAPGSRIGTGYVPDMRDRVEKRGREMSERWRRMGLDLNWSELVYTGERNDVSAYLTERGWQTTVRSTPEMYAHNGFEFPTERSMVAFGDIRYLSATLGG, from the coding sequence ATGACGAGCACCGACAGCAAGCGATTCGACGGAGACAGCTGGGATTTGGCGTCCAGCGTGGGAGCCACCGCCACCGCGGTGGCGGCCCGCCGGGCGATGGCGTCCAAGGGCCCCAATCCGTTGATCGACGATCCCTTCGCCGAGCCGCTGGTCAACGCCGTCGGCGTCGACGCCTTCATCCGGATGATGAACGGCGAGGTCGAACTCGGCGATGACGATCCCGCGTTCACCGCGCAGCGGCTCAGCGAAGGCATGGCGGTGCGAACCCGGTATTTCGACACCTTCTTCCTCGATGCCGCCGAAGCCGGGGTGCGTCAGGCGCTCATTCTCGCGTCGGGGCTGGACACCCGCGCCTACCGGTTGCCGTGGCCGGACGGCACCGTGCTCTACGAGATCGATCAGCCGCAGGTGATCGAGTTCAAGACCCGCACCCTGGCCGAACTGGGTGCGGCCCCGACCACCGACCGCCGCACGGTGGCGGTGGACCTGCGCGACGACTGGCCGGCCGCGTTGCGCGGCAACGGATTCGACTCGACGCAGCCAACCGCCTGGATCGCCGAAGGCCTGCTCGGGTACCTGCCGCCGGACGCCCAGGATCGCCTGTTCGACAACATCACCGCGCTGTCCGCGCCTGGCAGCCGGATCGGCACCGGCTACGTCCCCGACATGCGTGACCGCGTCGAAAAGCGCGGTCGCGAGATGAGCGAACGGTGGCGCCGGATGGGCCTGGATCTGAACTGGTCCGAACTGGTCTACACCGGCGAGCGCAACGACGTGTCGGCCTACCTCACCGAGCGGGGCTGGCAGACCACGGTCCGCAGCACCCCGGAGATGTACGCGCACAACGGTTTTGAATTTCCCACCGAACGGTCGATGGTTGCCTTCGGCGACATCAGATACTTGTCCGCAACGCTGGGGGGCTGA
- a CDS encoding GNAT family N-acetyltransferase — protein sequence MTDQDRKAARREIADALLKALERRHEIADVVVESENKAVAVEGIVKLLDTSHVAAEAVMGMCFEQLTIDSRRKILAELEDLNKQLSFTLGERPASSGESLELRPFSAAEDRDLFATRTAEIGEAGDGSRVPAGNIDDEIRAALKRVEDEEAAWFVAIDSGEKVGMVFGELLAGEVNVRIWIHPEHRKHGYGTAALRKSRSELAWCFPAVPLVVRAPAAKPE from the coding sequence ATGACTGACCAGGACCGCAAAGCCGCCCGCAGAGAGATCGCAGATGCCCTTCTGAAAGCTCTTGAACGCCGGCATGAAATAGCCGACGTCGTGGTGGAGTCGGAAAACAAGGCAGTCGCGGTCGAGGGGATCGTCAAATTGCTCGACACCTCCCACGTCGCGGCCGAAGCGGTGATGGGCATGTGCTTCGAGCAGCTCACCATCGATTCGCGACGCAAGATCCTCGCCGAACTCGAAGATTTGAACAAGCAGCTGAGCTTCACGCTCGGCGAGCGGCCGGCGAGCTCGGGGGAGAGCCTGGAGCTGCGGCCGTTCTCCGCCGCCGAGGACCGCGACCTGTTCGCAACCCGCACCGCGGAAATCGGCGAGGCCGGCGATGGCTCTCGTGTCCCTGCCGGAAACATCGACGACGAGATCCGTGCGGCCCTCAAGCGTGTCGAAGACGAAGAGGCCGCCTGGTTCGTCGCGATCGATTCCGGCGAGAAGGTCGGAATGGTGTTCGGCGAGCTCCTCGCCGGCGAGGTGAACGTGCGGATCTGGATTCACCCCGAGCACCGCAAGCACGGCTACGGCACCGCCGCCCTGCGCAAGTCACGTTCGGAGCTGGCCTGGTGTTTTCCCGCCGTGCCGTTGGTGGTCCGGGCGCCGGCGGCCAAACCGGAGTAA
- a CDS encoding xylulokinase gives MSRNGVTIGIDIGTTAVKAVAADADGRVTARVRIPHHVRVPAPNRLEHDADEAWRRGPLAALDQVRQLAPGPEPRAVAVSAMVPSLTAVDAAGRPFTPGLLYGDERGRVDGDQPLPALGEAAEFLRWTAAEAPGAAGYWPAPAVANHALAGEAVIDFATAATSYPLFDGTGWNQAACAERGAAAAQMPRVETIGAAAGQLPGTRIVLGTGAVDALCEQMVAGADRDGDVLVMCGTTLIVWVTIPEARQVPGLWTIPHTKAPKSQIGGASNAGGLFLGWVDRVIGPGDPAGVSHEVDPRRIPVWSPYIRGERTPFHDPDRRAVLDGIDLTHGPAALRRAAYEASGFVVRQLIELSGAPVSRIVASGGGTRLQPWMQAIADATGRPVEVSAVAEGAALGAAFLGRMAAGLETSIADAARWVGTERIVDPDRAWAAAVEDRYRRFLELGDRPSRLSESGI, from the coding sequence GTGTCACGTAACGGCGTCACAATCGGCATCGACATCGGGACAACGGCGGTCAAAGCGGTCGCCGCCGACGCCGACGGCCGCGTGACGGCGCGGGTGCGCATTCCCCATCACGTTCGGGTGCCCGCACCCAACCGGCTCGAGCACGACGCCGACGAGGCGTGGCGGCGCGGTCCATTGGCCGCCCTCGACCAGGTGCGGCAGTTGGCTCCCGGGCCCGAGCCGCGTGCGGTGGCCGTTTCGGCGATGGTTCCCTCGCTGACTGCCGTCGATGCCGCGGGCCGGCCGTTTACCCCGGGATTGCTCTACGGTGACGAGCGCGGCCGGGTCGACGGCGATCAGCCGCTTCCCGCGCTGGGTGAAGCCGCCGAGTTCCTGCGCTGGACGGCCGCCGAAGCCCCCGGGGCGGCCGGGTACTGGCCGGCGCCGGCGGTGGCCAACCACGCGCTGGCCGGCGAGGCGGTGATCGACTTCGCCACCGCGGCCACCTCGTACCCGCTGTTCGACGGCACCGGCTGGAATCAGGCCGCCTGCGCCGAACGCGGCGCCGCTGCGGCGCAGATGCCGCGGGTGGAGACGATCGGCGCGGCGGCCGGGCAGCTACCCGGGACCCGAATTGTGCTCGGCACGGGTGCCGTCGACGCGCTGTGTGAGCAGATGGTGGCCGGCGCCGATCGCGACGGCGATGTGCTGGTGATGTGCGGAACCACCTTGATCGTGTGGGTCACCATTCCCGAGGCCCGCCAGGTGCCGGGGCTGTGGACCATTCCGCACACCAAGGCGCCCAAGAGCCAGATCGGCGGCGCCAGCAATGCGGGCGGGCTGTTTCTCGGCTGGGTGGATCGCGTCATCGGGCCCGGCGACCCCGCTGGCGTCTCCCACGAGGTCGATCCGCGCCGGATCCCGGTGTGGTCACCCTACATTCGCGGTGAACGCACGCCGTTCCACGACCCGGACCGGCGGGCGGTGCTCGACGGCATCGATCTCACCCACGGCCCCGCCGCGTTGCGCCGAGCCGCCTACGAGGCGTCGGGATTCGTCGTTCGTCAGCTGATCGAGCTCAGCGGAGCGCCGGTATCGCGCATCGTGGCCTCCGGCGGCGGGACCCGGCTGCAGCCATGGATGCAGGCCATCGCCGACGCGACCGGCCGTCCGGTGGAGGTATCCGCGGTGGCCGAGGGCGCGGCGCTGGGAGCGGCCTTTCTGGGCCGGATGGCCGCCGGACTGGAAACGTCGATCGCCGACGCCGCCCGCTGGGTCGGCACCGAGCGCATCGTCGACCCCGATCGCGCCTGGGCGGCCGCGGTCGAGGACCGCTACCGGCGTTTCCTGGAGCTGGGCGACCGCCCGTCGCGCCTATCGGAGTCGGGCATCTAG
- a CDS encoding NAD(P)-dependent oxidoreductase, translating to MTSRPRALVTAPLRGPGFAKLRQLADVIYDPWITELEAAPLRIYGPEQLAERITAEAADVVVVESDSVRGPVLDVGLRAIASTRGDPNNVDIAGATAAGIPVLNTPARNADAVAEIAVALLLAATRHVLTADSDVRSGNMFRDGSIPYQRFRGWEIAGRTAGLVGLGAVGRALRWRLTGLGMRVIAHDPYHDEAQHSLDELLSEADVISLHAPVTDDTTGMIGAKEFAAMRDGVVFLNTARAQLHDTDALVDALRSGKVAAAGLDHFVGEFLATDHPLVGMPNVVLTPHIGGATWDTEARQAQMVADDLEALLSGNTPAHIVNPEVLGS from the coding sequence GTGACATCAAGACCGCGTGCCCTGGTGACGGCCCCGCTGCGTGGCCCGGGGTTCGCCAAACTCCGCCAGCTGGCCGATGTGATCTATGACCCTTGGATAACTGAGCTCGAGGCGGCCCCGCTGCGGATCTACGGCCCCGAGCAGTTGGCCGAACGGATCACCGCCGAAGCCGCCGACGTCGTTGTGGTGGAGAGCGACTCGGTGCGCGGACCGGTGTTAGACGTGGGTCTGCGCGCGATCGCATCCACCCGCGGCGATCCCAACAACGTCGACATCGCCGGAGCCACCGCGGCGGGCATCCCGGTGCTGAATACGCCGGCTCGCAACGCCGATGCGGTCGCCGAGATCGCGGTGGCCCTGCTGCTGGCCGCCACCCGCCACGTGCTGACCGCCGACTCGGATGTACGCAGCGGCAACATGTTTCGCGACGGCAGCATCCCCTATCAGCGCTTCCGGGGGTGGGAGATCGCGGGGCGCACCGCCGGGCTGGTGGGCCTCGGCGCCGTCGGCCGGGCGCTGCGATGGCGGTTGACGGGACTGGGCATGCGGGTCATCGCGCACGACCCGTATCACGACGAAGCCCAGCACAGCCTCGACGAACTGCTGAGCGAGGCCGACGTCATCTCGTTGCACGCACCGGTCACCGACGACACCACCGGGATGATCGGCGCCAAGGAATTCGCCGCGATGCGTGACGGCGTGGTTTTCCTGAACACGGCCCGAGCGCAGCTGCACGACACCGACGCGCTCGTCGACGCGCTGCGTAGCGGCAAGGTGGCCGCGGCGGGACTGGACCATTTCGTGGGCGAGTTTCTGGCGACCGACCATCCGTTGGTCGGCATGCCCAATGTCGTGCTGACCCCGCACATCGGCGGGGCCACCTGGGACACTGAGGCACGGCAGGCGCAGATGGTCGCCGACGACCTGGAAGCGTTGCTATCCGGCAACACGCCCGCCCATATCGTCAACCCGGAGGTACTGGGGTCATGA
- a CDS encoding L-fuculose-phosphate aldolase, which translates to MKFVDNPETAVLDAAKDMLRRGLVEGTAGNISARRCDGNIVITPSSVDYRDMQLDDLVLIDAQGVVQHAKDGRAPSSEMQLHLAAYQAYDDIGSVIHSHPVWATMFAIAHEPIPACIDEFAVYVGGDVRCADYAASGTPDVGINAVKALAGRGAALIANHGLVAVGPRPDKVLHITALVERTAQIVWGARALGGPVPIPEDVNRNFAGVYGYLRTNPL; encoded by the coding sequence ATGAAGTTCGTCGACAACCCGGAAACCGCGGTGCTGGACGCGGCCAAAGACATGCTGCGTCGCGGACTCGTCGAGGGAACCGCCGGCAACATCTCGGCACGACGCTGCGACGGCAACATCGTGATCACCCCCTCCTCGGTGGACTACCGCGATATGCAGCTCGACGACTTGGTGCTCATCGACGCGCAAGGCGTTGTGCAGCACGCCAAGGACGGCCGGGCGCCGTCGTCGGAAATGCAACTGCACCTGGCGGCCTATCAGGCGTACGACGACATCGGCAGCGTTATCCACAGTCATCCCGTGTGGGCGACCATGTTCGCCATTGCCCACGAGCCGATCCCGGCCTGCATCGACGAATTCGCGGTCTACGTCGGCGGCGACGTCCGGTGCGCCGACTATGCCGCATCCGGCACCCCCGATGTCGGGATCAACGCGGTCAAGGCGCTGGCAGGCCGTGGCGCGGCGCTGATCGCCAACCACGGCCTGGTCGCGGTGGGACCCCGTCCGGACAAGGTCCTGCACATTACCGCACTCGTCGAACGCACCGCTCAAATCGTCTGGGGCGCAAGGGCTCTCGGCGGTCCGGTGCCGATTCCCGAAGACGTCAACCGCAACTTCGCCGGCGTTTACGGCTACCTGCGCACCAATCCTCTATGA
- a CDS encoding MBL fold metallo-hydrolase: MSRVQLGRACVTRIVEFQFDLGTKSFAQTPPDGWHDNADLLVPDFFDPDTEKWRIAVQSWVVEVDGLTVVVDTGVGNDRHRPHMPPLDRLNTGFLTAWESAGIDRRAVDVVINTHIHSDHVGWNTMLVDDTWVPTFPNARYLAPAADYRYFAPDGPVARRSPRTEQEAAQQHGDQLVFADSVSPVDAAGQLVCWSDDYPISPSLRLRPAAGHTPGSSVLWLDAGVPVVFVGDITHSPLQVRRPADPCAFDVDTDAAAVTRHRIFTEAANAGATVIPAHYPGHGGASLRAVGDQFEVDEWLEIEPLSRE; this comes from the coding sequence ATGAGCCGGGTGCAGCTGGGTCGCGCGTGTGTGACGCGCATCGTGGAATTTCAGTTCGATTTGGGGACAAAGTCTTTCGCCCAGACCCCGCCGGACGGCTGGCACGACAACGCCGACCTGCTGGTGCCGGATTTCTTCGACCCCGACACCGAGAAATGGCGTATCGCGGTGCAAAGCTGGGTCGTCGAGGTCGACGGGTTGACCGTCGTCGTGGACACCGGCGTCGGTAACGATCGACACCGCCCGCACATGCCACCGTTGGATCGGCTGAACACCGGGTTCCTCACCGCGTGGGAGTCAGCGGGCATCGACCGCAGGGCCGTGGACGTCGTCATCAACACCCACATTCATTCCGACCATGTCGGATGGAACACGATGCTCGTTGACGACACCTGGGTGCCGACCTTTCCCAACGCCCGATACCTCGCGCCCGCAGCCGATTACCGTTACTTCGCGCCCGATGGACCCGTGGCACGGCGATCGCCGCGCACCGAGCAGGAGGCCGCCCAGCAGCACGGTGATCAGCTGGTGTTCGCCGACAGCGTGTCGCCCGTCGACGCGGCCGGACAGCTCGTCTGTTGGTCCGACGACTATCCGATCAGCCCGTCGCTACGCCTGCGACCGGCCGCGGGACACACGCCCGGCTCCTCGGTGCTGTGGCTGGATGCCGGGGTTCCCGTGGTGTTCGTCGGTGACATCACGCACAGCCCGCTGCAGGTGCGCCGGCCCGCCGACCCGTGTGCCTTCGACGTGGACACCGACGCCGCCGCGGTGACCCGGCACCGGATCTTCACCGAGGCGGCGAATGCCGGCGCGACCGTGATCCCCGCGCACTACCCCGGTCACGGCGGCGCGTCGCTGCGCGCCGTCGGCGACCAATTCGAGGTTGACGAATGGCTGGAGATCGAACCGCTCAGCCGAGAGTGA